From Streptomonospora salina, the proteins below share one genomic window:
- a CDS encoding sulfotransferase family protein, with translation MPDTTTGRLPLPEPVKYSVRSVHAALGQATRGVRTLPTFVVAGAQRCGTTSLFRSLAQHPQVAGPPLRKGVHYFDTGYHHGLDWYRGHFPLRVLVRPGSGRPRIEVGESSPYYLFHPLAAERLARDLPGVKAVVMLRDPAERAYSAHSHELARGFETEPFERALELEADRLNGEEERLRTDPAAHSHSHQHHAYLARGRYAEQLQRLERHLGRHRIHLVESEAFFADPERVFAGVEDFLGITHCERIRFGRRNARPREGMPAGMRARLDAYFAGPDRELAVWWGRAPVWRE, from the coding sequence ATGCCCGACACCACCACCGGCCGGCTGCCGCTGCCGGAACCCGTCAAGTATTCGGTGCGCTCGGTGCACGCAGCGCTCGGGCAGGCGACGCGCGGCGTACGCACCCTGCCCACGTTCGTCGTGGCCGGCGCGCAGCGGTGCGGCACCACGTCGCTGTTCCGATCCCTGGCCCAGCATCCCCAGGTCGCGGGCCCGCCGCTGCGCAAGGGGGTGCACTACTTCGACACCGGCTACCACCACGGGCTGGACTGGTACCGCGGGCACTTCCCGCTGCGCGTCCTGGTCCGCCCGGGCAGCGGGCGCCCGCGCATCGAGGTGGGCGAGTCCAGCCCGTACTACCTGTTCCATCCGCTGGCGGCCGAGCGGCTGGCGCGCGACCTGCCGGGGGTGAAGGCGGTGGTCATGCTCCGCGACCCGGCCGAGCGCGCCTACTCGGCGCACAGCCACGAACTCGCGCGCGGGTTCGAGACGGAGCCGTTCGAGCGCGCGCTGGAGCTGGAGGCCGATCGGCTGAACGGCGAGGAGGAGCGGTTGCGCACCGACCCGGCGGCGCATTCGCACTCCCACCAGCACCACGCCTACCTGGCGCGCGGCCGCTACGCCGAGCAGCTGCAGCGGCTGGAGCGGCACCTGGGGCGCCACCGGATTCACCTCGTCGAGAGCGAGGCGTTCTTCGCCGATCCCGAACGCGTCTTCGCCGGCGTCGAGGACTTCCTGGGCATCACCCACTGCGAACGCATCCGGTTCGGCCGGCGCAACGCGCGCCCCCGCGAGGGGATGCCCGCCGGGATGCGCGCCCGGCTGGACGCGTATTTCGCCGGTCCCGACCGGGAGCTCGCCGTGTGGTGGGGGCGGGCTCCGGTATGGCGGGAGTGA
- a CDS encoding phosphotransferase, with the protein MNGETTYLTGLAEVLWPCGGLLGRGEPRRTRGGSPHAGTRAYLPVPSAHDPRVILPVADRYAATRAIAAFSQCHSLRERLRATALTLAFASGLAPLLLRDRLHVGPGRTVEHALSAALDRRVVIAVHVGPPRANRKPVLLLLTPAGRTVGYAKIGVDELTSRLVRSETRALERLTHARLPEITVPRLLHEGEWNGRPLLVQDALPVGSQTDRPTPRQLLRCVVQISALEPVRVLPLSQSPYRASLAERIAALGERPETAPLRACLDRLPDAHLPFGAWHGDLTRWNVAATPRRAFVWDWERLAFGVPVGFDALHYELNECVQHGVHPGVHRWLDTGARLLRDPLLSAAGVAPGTEATVMALYLIDLATRYLHDRQAEAGSRMAAVDDWLLPALAGLQDRAAREIHDAG; encoded by the coding sequence GTGAACGGCGAGACGACGTATCTGACCGGCCTGGCCGAGGTGCTGTGGCCGTGCGGCGGGCTGCTGGGGCGCGGAGAGCCGCGGAGGACCCGCGGCGGCTCGCCGCACGCGGGGACCCGCGCGTACCTTCCGGTGCCCTCGGCACACGATCCGCGGGTGATCCTGCCGGTGGCCGACCGCTACGCCGCCACCCGCGCGATCGCCGCCTTCTCCCAGTGCCACTCGCTCCGGGAGCGGCTGCGCGCGACAGCACTCACGCTGGCTTTCGCCAGCGGTCTGGCGCCGCTGCTGCTGCGCGACCGACTGCACGTGGGACCCGGCCGCACCGTCGAGCACGCGCTGTCGGCGGCGCTGGACCGCCGCGTGGTCATCGCGGTCCATGTCGGGCCGCCGCGGGCCAACCGCAAGCCCGTCCTGCTGCTGCTCACTCCGGCGGGGCGCACCGTGGGCTACGCGAAGATCGGGGTCGACGAGCTGACCTCGCGCCTGGTGCGTTCGGAGACCCGCGCGCTGGAGCGGCTGACGCACGCGCGCCTGCCGGAGATCACCGTGCCGCGGCTGCTGCACGAGGGCGAATGGAACGGCCGTCCGCTGCTGGTGCAGGACGCGCTGCCGGTCGGCTCCCAGACCGACCGGCCCACCCCGCGCCAGCTGCTGCGCTGCGTAGTGCAGATCAGCGCCTTGGAGCCGGTTCGGGTGCTGCCGCTGTCGCAGAGCCCCTACCGCGCGTCGCTGGCCGAGCGGATCGCGGCGCTGGGCGAGCGTCCCGAGACCGCTCCGCTGCGCGCGTGCCTGGACCGGCTGCCCGACGCCCACCTTCCGTTCGGCGCCTGGCACGGCGACCTGACCAGGTGGAACGTCGCCGCCACCCCGCGGCGCGCGTTCGTGTGGGACTGGGAGCGGCTCGCCTTCGGCGTGCCCGTGGGATTCGACGCGCTGCACTACGAACTCAACGAGTGCGTGCAGCACGGGGTGCATCCGGGTGTGCACCGCTGGCTGGACACCGGTGCGCGCCTGCTGCGCGATCCGCTCCTGTCCGCGGCCGGCGTCGCCCCGGGCACGGAGGCGACGGTCATGGCCCTGTACCTGATCGACCTGGCGACGCGGTATTTGCACGACCGGCAGGCCGAGGCGGGTTCGCGCATGGCTGCGGTCGACGACTGGCTGCTTCCGGCGCTGGCCGGCCTGCAGGACCGCGCCGCCCGCGAGATCCACGACGCCGGATGA
- a CDS encoding ligase, producing the protein MSDDLSPVRTGGRPPAGGGTAAAAGASPARPDPAGAAESAPARLLHRLLRPGWPVLWLLAGYPLWWALGLGRFAFVVFAVPMAVALVRRHRTVGLRLPPGFGLWALFLLWCAAGLTLVGATPAGTVPGSGGPAGALARLAGYLALTVLLLYVGNLGRRELSDTDVARALGWLCLATVAGGLLGLAAPRFEFTSPMELLLPAGLAAHPYVQDLIHPASSQVMEVLGYESARPKAPWEYTNTWGNMLSLLLVWLVAGWMGAREPAAGRAGAARRSRADRVRVCIAVAAIAAAAVPVVYSLNRAVWAGLALSSAFVLLQLLRRGNAAAVAATGAAAAAALLAVLLSPLTDVVHERLDSPHSDGGRAASSAAAVRAANASPVVGWGTTRDMAGSPQSIAIGPSPDCPDCGNHTIGNNGQFWLLLVANGWVGAALFLAFFAQALWRYRHATSVTGSAALLSILLLLWYMFFYVALAAPLAVTMIGVALLWRRSAGAGGASAVPGGAR; encoded by the coding sequence ATGTCCGACGACCTGTCCCCCGTGCGCACCGGCGGGCGCCCGCCGGCCGGCGGCGGCACGGCGGCCGCCGCGGGCGCCTCTCCCGCACGGCCCGATCCGGCCGGTGCCGCGGAGAGCGCGCCGGCGCGTCTGCTGCACCGCCTGCTGCGCCCCGGATGGCCGGTGCTGTGGCTGCTGGCCGGGTACCCGCTGTGGTGGGCGCTGGGACTGGGCCGGTTCGCGTTCGTCGTGTTCGCCGTACCGATGGCCGTCGCACTGGTGCGGCGCCACCGGACCGTCGGCCTCCGGCTGCCGCCCGGGTTCGGGCTGTGGGCGCTGTTCCTGCTGTGGTGCGCCGCCGGGCTCACCCTCGTCGGCGCCACGCCTGCGGGCACGGTTCCCGGCAGCGGCGGCCCGGCGGGGGCGTTGGCGCGGCTGGCCGGGTATCTCGCGCTGACCGTCCTGCTCCTCTACGTCGGCAACCTCGGCCGCCGCGAGCTGAGCGATACGGACGTAGCGCGAGCGCTGGGGTGGCTGTGCCTGGCGACCGTCGCCGGCGGGTTGCTGGGCCTGGCGGCTCCGCGTTTCGAGTTCACGTCGCCGATGGAACTGCTGCTTCCGGCCGGGCTGGCCGCCCACCCCTACGTGCAGGACCTCATCCACCCCGCTTCATCCCAGGTCATGGAGGTTCTCGGCTATGAGTCCGCGCGTCCGAAGGCCCCGTGGGAGTACACCAACACCTGGGGCAACATGCTGTCGCTGCTGCTGGTGTGGCTGGTGGCGGGCTGGATGGGGGCCCGGGAGCCGGCGGCCGGCCGGGCGGGAGCGGCGCGGCGCTCCCGCGCCGACCGGGTGCGGGTCTGCATCGCGGTCGCGGCGATCGCGGCGGCGGCCGTCCCGGTCGTCTACTCGCTGAACCGGGCGGTGTGGGCGGGCCTGGCGCTGTCCTCGGCCTTCGTGCTGCTCCAGCTGCTGCGGCGGGGCAACGCCGCGGCGGTGGCGGCCACGGGCGCCGCCGCGGCCGCCGCGCTGCTGGCCGTACTGCTGTCGCCGCTGACGGACGTGGTCCACGAGCGGCTCGACAGTCCGCACAGCGACGGCGGCCGTGCCGCGAGCAGCGCCGCGGCCGTGCGGGCCGCCAACGCTTCGCCGGTGGTGGGCTGGGGGACGACGCGGGACATGGCGGGCAGTCCGCAGTCGATCGCGATCGGGCCCTCGCCGGACTGCCCCGACTGCGGCAACCACACCATCGGCAACAACGGCCAGTTCTGGCTGCTGCTGGTGGCCAACGGATGGGTGGGCGCCGCGCTGTTCCTCGCGTTCTTCGCCCAGGCGCTGTGGCGCTACCGCCACGCGACCTCCGTGACGGGTTCGGCGGCGCTGCTGTCGATCCTGCTGCTGCTCTGGTACATGTTCTTCTACGTCGCGCTCGCGGCGCCGCTGGCCGTCACGATGATCGGCGTCGCCCTGCTGTGGCGGCGCTCGGCCGGGGCCGGCGGCGCCTCGGCCGTGCCGGGAGGTGCGCGGTGA
- a CDS encoding Wzz/FepE/Etk N-terminal domain-containing protein yields the protein MDTSAGGDLAETAAALRRRWRVVAACTAAGLALAAAALAVAPRTYTSTASVHVHPTGVPELTGELSGRSDGEVNLDTEAQIVRSAEVSDAVADRLGSGADPAELRRRVDVGVPPNSSVLEISYPGSSPQAARRISAAFADAYLSYRRDRTDQKIGRVLSSLRDEADARYTELDGIADGGGAAGQGRAAAVQGEIAELNKEIRPLAALRSSVVPGRIITPATLPDEASAPVPELWAAAGGVLGLAAGLAAAVGADRRDPRLRTVGGTERAAGTAVLLGPSRCAERADGPAAAPETEREAQEANRAALGLAAGIGDRGTHRSGGAVVLVPGVSPGTDSGAAATRIAAALARVGADVLLVRADPAASAAADGAGLADALLGGAEPAELERRTADAPGLRILDYGGADAAGMLQRPAMARLLDRLRTQADYVVVATAPTGERADACALARGADAVVPVVELGATRAEDLRSALAAFAGVDAPVAGTVAALRRSRATRGPARRRGGTAERAADPHREESGAQRHRRSGERGAADGSAAPPDGAADRDRADLALKR from the coding sequence ATGGACACCTCCGCCGGAGGAGACCTCGCTGAAACGGCGGCCGCTCTGCGCCGCCGGTGGCGCGTGGTGGCCGCGTGTACCGCCGCCGGGCTGGCGCTCGCGGCGGCCGCCCTGGCGGTGGCGCCGCGAACCTACACCTCGACCGCGTCGGTGCACGTCCACCCCACCGGCGTACCCGAACTCACCGGCGAACTCTCCGGGCGCTCCGACGGCGAGGTCAACCTCGACACCGAGGCGCAGATCGTGCGGTCGGCCGAGGTCTCGGATGCGGTCGCGGACCGGCTCGGATCCGGCGCCGATCCCGCCGAACTGCGGCGCAGGGTCGACGTCGGCGTGCCGCCCAACAGCAGCGTGCTGGAGATCTCCTATCCCGGCTCTTCTCCGCAGGCGGCCCGGCGCATCTCGGCCGCGTTCGCCGACGCCTACCTCTCCTACCGCCGGGACCGGACCGACCAGAAGATCGGCCGTGTCCTGTCCTCGCTGCGGGACGAAGCCGACGCCCGCTACACGGAGCTGGACGGGATCGCCGACGGCGGCGGCGCGGCCGGGCAAGGGCGCGCCGCCGCCGTGCAGGGCGAGATCGCCGAGCTGAACAAGGAGATCCGCCCCCTGGCCGCACTGCGGTCCTCGGTCGTGCCCGGCAGGATCATCACCCCGGCCACCCTGCCCGATGAGGCGTCCGCTCCCGTTCCGGAGCTGTGGGCGGCCGCCGGCGGCGTGTTGGGGCTGGCCGCCGGACTCGCGGCGGCCGTGGGAGCGGACCGGCGCGATCCCCGGCTGCGGACCGTGGGCGGCACCGAGCGGGCCGCCGGCACCGCGGTACTGCTCGGCCCCTCGCGCTGCGCGGAGCGCGCCGACGGCCCGGCTGCCGCACCGGAGACCGAGCGGGAGGCGCAGGAGGCCAACCGGGCCGCTCTGGGACTGGCCGCCGGGATCGGCGACCGCGGCACGCACCGCAGCGGCGGCGCCGTCGTACTCGTTCCGGGCGTGTCCCCCGGCACCGACTCCGGAGCCGCGGCGACCCGCATCGCCGCCGCCCTGGCGCGCGTGGGCGCCGACGTACTGCTGGTGCGCGCCGACCCCGCCGCGTCGGCCGCGGCCGACGGCGCCGGGCTGGCCGACGCGCTGCTCGGCGGAGCCGAGCCCGCCGAACTGGAGCGGCGCACCGCCGACGCGCCCGGACTGCGCATCCTCGACTACGGCGGCGCGGACGCCGCCGGCATGCTGCAGCGCCCGGCCATGGCGCGATTGCTGGACCGCCTGCGGACGCAGGCCGACTACGTCGTCGTCGCCACCGCGCCCACCGGCGAGCGCGCCGACGCCTGCGCGCTGGCCCGCGGCGCCGACGCCGTCGTCCCGGTGGTCGAGCTGGGCGCGACCCGCGCCGAAGACCTGCGTTCGGCGCTGGCCGCCTTCGCGGGCGTGGACGCCCCCGTGGCCGGAACCGTGGCGGCCCTTCGCCGCTCCCGGGCGACGCGGGGGCCGGCGCGCAGGCGCGGCGGAACGGCGGAGCGTGCGGCCGACCCGCACCGGGAGGAGTCCGGCGCACAGCGCCACCGCCGGAGCGGGGAACGCGGCGCGGCCGACGGGTCCGCCGCGCCGCCGGACGGCGCCGCCGACCGGGACCGTGCCGACCTTGCCCTGAAGCGCTGA
- the mfd gene encoding transcription-repair coupling factor, which produces MTPSQSSTAHNGDAQRPLTGLLSVVSDDPALSRAVETARTGGDPRLDLVAPASLRPFVIAALAADAPVGAERPVLAVTATEREAGDLTEALKSLLPENSVADFPAWETLPHERLSPRSDTVGQRLAVLRRLAHPDPADPLTAPLRVVVAPVRSVLQPLVGGLGDLTPVRVRQGDEVGLEDLVQSLVDAGYARTDLVEKRGDIAVRGGILDVFPPTEEHPLRLEFWGDQVEEIRYFQVADQRSLSEDARAEAESGLFAPPCRELLLTPRVRERARALSAQYPAVSEVLDKLADGVTVEGMEAFASVLADRMEPLFDYLPKGAHIVGCDPERIRSRALELEATSREFLDASWINAASGGEAPIDLGGSVYKSIAEVRSDADARGLAWWSISPFDSGGVAEAPQDAAGEDDGGGDGGLELGAAAADTYRGDTERALADVKSWLHDSWSVVLLTPGHGPAERLVSMLHDAGLGARLRSEVDTPPEPAVATVATGMIEHGFVWRSVRLVVLTETDLAGQRSSTRDMRRMPSRRRGTVDPLQLKSGDYVVHEQHGVGRFIEMVSRSIQGATRDYLVIEYAASKRGQPGDRLFVPTDQLDEVTRHVGGEAPTLSKMGGADWSKTKSRARKAVREIAGDLIRLYSARQASPGHAFEADTPWQAELEDAFPYVETPDQLAAIEEVKRDMEKPVPMDRLICGDVGYGKTEVAVRAAFKAVQDGKQVAVLVPTTLLVQQHMSTFTERYASFPVTVRAMSRFQTEGEVEATREGLRTGAIDVVIGTHRLLSSETKMKNLGLIIIDEEQRFGVEHKEALKRLRTQVDVLAMSATPIPRTLEMGMTGIREMTTILTPPEERHPVLTFVGPYEEKQIAAAVRRELMREGQVFFVHNRVASIDKVASSISRLVPEARVAYAHGQMNEQQLERVMIDFWEKNYDVLVSTTIVESGLDVPNANTLIVDRADTYGLAQLHQLRGRVGRGRERAYAYFLYPPERPLSETAHERLATVAQHTETGAGMYVAMKDLEIRGAGNILGAEQSGSIAGVGFDLYVRMVGEAVRELKGDASASEDETETRVELPIDAHIPHDYVPGERLRLQAYKRIAGVTGEDDIAAAREELVDRYGPLPEAVGNLMEVARFRVLAKSAGLSDVVLQGSQIRFAPVELRESQRLRLKRLHPKAVYKEPAQTLLVPAPKAGGLGGRQLRDLELLTWCRELVEAVFEPGKREAPASS; this is translated from the coding sequence ATGACGCCCTCGCAATCGTCCACCGCCCACAACGGTGACGCACAGCGCCCGCTCACCGGGCTCCTTTCCGTGGTCTCCGACGACCCCGCCCTCAGCCGGGCGGTCGAGACCGCCCGTACCGGCGGGGACCCCCGCCTCGACCTCGTGGCGCCGGCATCGCTGCGCCCGTTCGTGATCGCGGCGCTGGCCGCCGACGCTCCCGTGGGCGCCGAGCGCCCGGTGCTGGCCGTCACCGCGACCGAGCGCGAGGCGGGCGACCTCACCGAGGCGCTGAAATCGCTGCTTCCGGAGAACTCGGTCGCCGACTTCCCGGCGTGGGAGACGCTGCCGCACGAGCGCCTCTCGCCCCGCTCCGACACGGTCGGCCAGCGGCTGGCCGTGCTGCGGCGCCTGGCCCACCCGGACCCGGCCGACCCGCTCACGGCTCCGCTGCGCGTCGTGGTCGCACCGGTGCGCAGCGTCCTGCAGCCGCTGGTGGGCGGGCTGGGCGACCTCACCCCGGTACGCGTCCGCCAAGGCGACGAAGTCGGCCTGGAGGATCTGGTCCAGTCGCTGGTCGACGCCGGCTACGCCCGGACCGACCTGGTCGAGAAGCGCGGCGACATCGCGGTTCGGGGCGGGATCCTGGACGTGTTTCCGCCCACCGAGGAACACCCGCTGCGCCTGGAGTTCTGGGGCGACCAGGTCGAGGAGATCCGCTACTTCCAGGTCGCCGACCAGCGCTCGCTCAGCGAGGACGCCCGGGCCGAGGCCGAGTCCGGACTGTTCGCGCCGCCGTGCCGGGAACTGCTGCTGACCCCGCGGGTGCGGGAGCGCGCCCGCGCGCTGTCCGCGCAGTACCCGGCGGTTTCGGAGGTGCTGGACAAGCTCGCCGACGGCGTGACCGTCGAAGGCATGGAAGCGTTCGCCTCCGTGCTGGCCGACCGCATGGAACCGCTGTTCGACTACCTGCCTAAGGGTGCCCACATCGTCGGCTGCGACCCCGAGCGCATCCGCAGTCGCGCACTGGAGCTGGAGGCCACCAGCCGGGAGTTCCTCGACGCCTCCTGGATCAACGCCGCCTCCGGCGGCGAGGCCCCCATCGACCTGGGCGGATCGGTCTACAAGTCCATCGCCGAGGTCCGCTCCGACGCCGATGCGCGCGGGCTGGCCTGGTGGTCGATCTCGCCGTTCGACTCCGGCGGCGTCGCCGAGGCGCCGCAGGACGCGGCCGGCGAGGACGACGGCGGCGGCGACGGCGGCTTGGAGCTGGGCGCGGCGGCCGCCGACACCTACCGCGGCGATACCGAGCGCGCTCTGGCCGACGTGAAGTCGTGGCTGCACGACAGCTGGAGCGTCGTACTGCTGACACCCGGGCACGGCCCCGCCGAGCGGCTCGTGTCCATGCTGCACGACGCCGGGCTCGGGGCCCGGCTGCGCTCGGAGGTCGACACCCCGCCCGAACCGGCGGTGGCCACGGTCGCCACCGGCATGATCGAGCACGGGTTCGTGTGGCGGTCGGTGCGCCTGGTGGTACTGACCGAAACCGACCTCGCCGGCCAGCGGTCCTCCACCCGCGACATGCGCCGCATGCCCAGCCGGCGCCGCGGCACCGTCGACCCGCTGCAGCTCAAGTCGGGCGACTACGTCGTCCACGAGCAGCACGGCGTGGGCCGCTTCATCGAGATGGTCAGCCGCAGCATCCAGGGCGCCACCCGCGACTACCTGGTCATCGAGTACGCCGCCAGCAAGCGCGGCCAACCCGGCGACCGGCTGTTCGTCCCCACCGACCAGCTCGACGAGGTCACGCGCCACGTCGGCGGCGAAGCGCCCACCCTGTCCAAGATGGGCGGCGCCGACTGGTCCAAGACCAAGAGCCGTGCGCGCAAGGCCGTCCGCGAGATCGCCGGCGACCTGATCCGCCTCTACAGCGCCCGCCAGGCCTCCCCCGGACACGCCTTCGAAGCCGACACGCCCTGGCAGGCCGAGCTGGAGGACGCCTTCCCCTACGTCGAGACCCCCGACCAGCTCGCGGCGATCGAGGAAGTCAAGCGGGACATGGAGAAGCCGGTTCCGATGGACCGGCTCATCTGCGGCGACGTCGGCTACGGCAAGACCGAGGTCGCCGTGCGCGCCGCGTTCAAGGCGGTGCAGGACGGCAAACAGGTGGCGGTGCTGGTGCCCACCACCCTGCTGGTCCAGCAGCACATGTCCACGTTCACCGAGCGCTACGCCTCGTTCCCGGTGACGGTACGGGCGATGTCGCGCTTCCAGACCGAGGGCGAGGTCGAGGCCACGCGCGAGGGGCTGCGCACGGGCGCCATCGACGTCGTGATCGGGACGCACCGGCTGCTGTCCAGCGAAACCAAGATGAAGAACCTCGGTCTGATCATCATCGACGAGGAGCAGCGCTTCGGGGTCGAGCACAAGGAGGCCCTGAAGCGGCTGCGCACCCAGGTCGACGTGCTGGCGATGTCGGCCACCCCCATCCCGCGCACCCTGGAGATGGGCATGACCGGCATCCGCGAGATGACCACCATCCTCACCCCTCCCGAGGAACGGCATCCCGTACTCACCTTCGTCGGGCCCTACGAGGAGAAGCAGATCGCCGCGGCCGTCCGGCGGGAGCTGATGCGCGAAGGCCAGGTGTTCTTCGTGCACAACCGGGTGGCGTCGATCGACAAGGTCGCGTCGTCGATCAGCCGGCTGGTGCCCGAGGCGCGGGTCGCCTATGCCCACGGGCAGATGAACGAGCAGCAGCTCGAACGGGTGATGATCGACTTCTGGGAGAAGAACTACGACGTCCTGGTGTCCACGACGATCGTCGAGTCCGGACTGGACGTACCCAACGCCAATACGCTGATCGTCGACCGCGCCGACACCTACGGGCTGGCGCAGCTGCACCAGCTGCGCGGCCGCGTCGGACGCGGGCGCGAGCGGGCCTACGCCTACTTCCTGTACCCGCCGGAGCGGCCGCTGAGCGAGACCGCCCACGAGCGGCTGGCCACGGTCGCCCAGCACACCGAGACCGGCGCGGGCATGTACGTGGCGATGAAGGACCTGGAGATCCGGGGCGCGGGCAACATCCTGGGCGCCGAGCAGTCCGGCAGCATCGCCGGGGTCGGGTTCGACCTGTACGTGCGTATGGTCGGCGAAGCCGTGCGTGAGCTCAAGGGCGACGCGAGCGCGAGCGAGGACGAGACCGAGACCCGGGTCGAGCTGCCCATCGACGCCCACATCCCGCACGACTACGTGCCCGGGGAGCGGCTGCGGCTGCAGGCCTACAAGCGCATCGCCGGCGTCACCGGCGAGGACGACATCGCCGCGGCCCGGGAGGAGCTGGTCGACCGCTACGGCCCGCTGCCCGAAGCCGTGGGCAACCTGATGGAGGTCGCCCGGTTCCGGGTGCTGGCCAAGAGCGCCGGGCTCAGCGACGTCGTGCTGCAGGGCAGCCAGATCCGGTTCGCCCCGGTCGAGCTGCGCGAGTCCCAGCGCCTGCGGCTCAAGCGGCTGCACCCGAAGGCCGTGTACAAGGAACCCGCCCAGACCCTCCTGGTCCCGGCCCCCAAGGCCGGCGGCCTGGGCGGCCGCCAGCTGCGCGACCTGGAACTGCTCACGTGGTGCCGCGAACTCGTCGAGGCGGTCTTCGAACCCGGCAAACGGGAGGCGCCGGCGTCGTCCTGA
- the cysC gene encoding adenylyl-sulfate kinase translates to MSDSGDRSGGEAAAQDFAPDPASLAHLELILSGAYPLAGFMTREEADSVTKHGRLPDGSAWPVPVTLPVPDALADAERLTLTDPEGAPLAELRVRERWWSGAEDPQDGDGAPGHRLAGEVRFCQPPVYGALRHLRSSPEQVRGRRELAGDGGIPVLAVVTDRPLHHRELHRIRAAADDTGGGARAEVLVIIDAPLESAGTAPVVLAAEPLLPAPARFVVATLPRAGAGGSAASERRELLRAHVAAAYGATRLLALGDPVPAGDELPVPAVRAPDLAYDTAQAQWRPAGEVEPGAAARLPDEAEVEETLALGRELPAWFTPARVAAELARIRPPRTERGLTVFFTGLSGSGKSTIARGVAEGIRKSGRTLTLLDGDVVRRMLSAGLTFSRADRDMNVRRIGYVASEVARHGGVAVCAPIAPYAATRAEVRAMVEEVGDFFLVHVATPLEVCEERDRKGLYAKARAGEIPEFTGISDPYEEPEDAELVLGTEGRTVGESVAEALDALRAGGWLPTEQDRGAENRDADEPPTPQEA, encoded by the coding sequence TTGAGCGACAGTGGTGACCGCAGCGGAGGCGAGGCGGCGGCACAGGATTTCGCGCCCGATCCGGCGAGTCTGGCCCACCTGGAGCTGATCCTCAGCGGGGCGTATCCCCTGGCCGGGTTCATGACCCGCGAAGAGGCCGACTCGGTCACCAAGCACGGTCGGCTGCCCGACGGGAGCGCGTGGCCGGTACCGGTCACCCTCCCGGTGCCCGACGCGCTGGCCGACGCCGAGCGGCTGACCCTGACCGACCCCGAGGGCGCGCCTCTGGCGGAGCTGCGGGTCCGTGAGCGCTGGTGGTCCGGTGCGGAGGACCCGCAGGACGGCGACGGCGCGCCCGGCCACCGGCTGGCCGGCGAGGTGCGCTTCTGCCAGCCGCCCGTCTACGGCGCCCTGCGCCACCTGCGCAGCTCGCCCGAGCAGGTCCGCGGCCGGCGCGAGCTCGCCGGGGACGGGGGGATCCCGGTACTGGCCGTGGTTACCGACCGCCCGCTGCACCACCGTGAACTCCACCGGATCCGCGCCGCCGCCGACGATACGGGCGGCGGCGCCCGCGCGGAGGTGCTGGTGATCATCGACGCCCCGCTGGAGAGTGCGGGAACGGCGCCGGTGGTGCTGGCCGCCGAACCGCTGCTGCCGGCCCCCGCCCGCTTCGTCGTGGCGACGCTTCCCCGCGCCGGTGCCGGCGGTTCGGCCGCGTCCGAGCGCCGCGAACTGCTCCGGGCTCACGTCGCCGCCGCTTACGGCGCCACGCGGCTGCTGGCGCTCGGCGACCCGGTGCCCGCCGGCGACGAGCTGCCCGTACCGGCGGTGCGCGCGCCCGATCTGGCCTACGACACCGCACAGGCGCAGTGGCGGCCGGCCGGCGAGGTGGAGCCCGGGGCCGCCGCGCGGCTGCCGGACGAAGCCGAGGTCGAGGAGACGCTGGCTCTGGGCCGCGAGCTGCCCGCCTGGTTCACCCCCGCGCGGGTGGCCGCCGAACTGGCACGCATCCGCCCGCCGCGCACCGAGCGCGGGCTCACGGTGTTCTTCACCGGGCTGTCGGGGTCGGGCAAGTCCACGATCGCCCGCGGGGTGGCCGAGGGCATCCGCAAGTCGGGGCGCACGCTGACCCTGCTCGACGGGGACGTCGTACGCCGGATGCTGTCGGCGGGCCTGACCTTCTCGCGCGCCGACCGCGATATGAACGTGCGGCGGATCGGCTATGTGGCGTCCGAGGTCGCCCGCCACGGCGGTGTCGCCGTCTGCGCCCCCATCGCGCCCTACGCCGCCACGCGCGCCGAGGTGCGGGCGATGGTCGAAGAGGTGGGCGACTTCTTCCTCGTGCACGTGGCCACCCCGCTGGAGGTGTGCGAGGAGCGCGACCGCAAGGGCCTCTACGCCAAGGCCCGTGCCGGCGAGATCCCCGAGTTCACCGGGATATCCGACCCGTATGAGGAGCCGGAGGACGCCGAGCTGGTGCTCGGCACCGAGGGCCGTACCGTCGGCGAGTCGGTCGCCGAGGCGCTCGACGCCCTGCGCGCGGGCGGGTGGCTGCCGACCGAGCAGGACCGCGGCGCGGAGAACCGGGACGCGGACGAGCCGCCGACGCCGCAGGAGGCGTGA